The following coding sequences lie in one Erwinia amylovora genomic window:
- the nlpI gene encoding lipoprotein NlpI, producing MKPFLRWCLVATALSLAGCSNTEWRKNEVLAVPLQPTLQQEVILARMEQILASRSLTDDERAQLLYERGVLYDSLGLRALARNDFSQALSVRPDMPEVFNYLGIYLTQAGNFDAAYEAFDSVLELDPTYNYARLNRGIALYYGGRFKLAQDDLLAFYQDDPNDPFRSLWLYLTEREINAEQAKVSLKQRYNKAVKEQWGWNIVEFYLGNISEKTLNERLQADATDNTSLAEHLSETNFYLGKYYLSLGEKDNAEALFKLTVANNVHNFVEHRYALLELALLGQTQDDLSESDQQ from the coding sequence ATGAAGCCATTTTTGCGCTGGTGTCTCGTTGCGACGGCTTTATCGTTGGCAGGATGTAGCAACACCGAGTGGCGTAAGAACGAAGTTTTGGCCGTTCCTTTGCAGCCTACGCTGCAACAGGAGGTCATTCTTGCTCGCATGGAACAAATACTTGCCAGTCGGTCTTTAACCGATGATGAACGCGCACAGCTGTTATATGAGCGCGGAGTGTTGTATGATAGTCTCGGTTTGAGAGCACTGGCGCGAAATGATTTTTCACAAGCGCTGTCTGTCAGACCAGATATGCCTGAAGTATTCAATTACTTAGGCATATATTTAACGCAGGCAGGCAATTTTGATGCTGCCTATGAAGCGTTTGATTCTGTACTTGAGCTTGATCCAACTTACAATTATGCGCGTTTAAATCGTGGTATCGCCCTTTACTACGGCGGAAGATTTAAACTGGCGCAAGATGATCTGCTGGCGTTTTATCAAGACGATCCTAACGATCCCTTCCGCAGCCTGTGGCTGTATCTCACCGAACGTGAGATCAATGCAGAGCAGGCTAAAGTATCGCTGAAGCAGCGTTACAATAAAGCGGTTAAGGAGCAATGGGGATGGAATATTGTCGAGTTCTACCTGGGCAACATCAGCGAAAAAACGCTGAACGAACGGCTCCAGGCGGACGCAACGGATAACACCTCGCTCGCTGAACATCTCAGTGAAACCAACTTCTATTTAGGTAAGTATTACCTAAGTCTGGGGGAGAAGGACAACGCAGAAGCGTTGTTCAAGCTGACGGTCGCCAACAACGTTCACAACTTTGTTGAGCATCGATATGCATTGTTGGAGCTGGCGCTACTCGGCCAGACACAAGACGATTTATCAGAATCTGACCAGCAATAG
- the yrbN gene encoding protein YrbN, with product MTENFHDELCRLAAAIYEALVLHD from the coding sequence ATGACTGAAAATTTTCACGACGAGTTATGTAGACTGGCCGCCGCAATCTACGAGGCACTTGTACTACATGACTGA
- the pnp gene encoding polyribonucleotide nucleotidyltransferase produces MLNPIVKKFQYGQHTVTLETGMMARQATAAVMVSMDDTAVFVTVVGQKKSKPGQDFFPLTVNYQERTYAAGRIPGSFFRREGRPSEGETLTSRLIDRPIRPLFPEGFVNEVQVIATVVSVNPQVNPDIVAMIGASAALALSGLPFNGPIGAARVGYLNDQYVLNPTSDELKESKLDLVVAGTQGAVLMVESEAELLSEEQMLGAVVFGHDQQQIVIDNINALVAEAGKPRWDWQPEAVNEALRSRIAAQAESRLSDAYRITEKQERYAQVDVIKSETTAALLAEDDTLDAGEISDLLHALEKDVVRSRILRGEPRIDGREKDMIRGLDVRTGVLPRTHGSALFTRGETQALVTATLGTARDAQNLDELMGERTDNFLFHYNFPPYSVGETGMVGSPKRREIGHGRLAKRGVLAVMPKGEAFPYTVRVVSEITESNGSSSMASVCGASLALMDAGVPIKAAVAGIAMGLVKDDNNFVVLSDILGDEDHLGDMDFKVAGSREGITALQMDIKIEGITREIMQVALNQAKGARLHILSVMEQAISGPRGDISQFAPRIHTIKISVDKIKDVIGKGGSVIRALTEETGTTIEIEDDGTVKIAATDGDKAKFAIRRIEEITAEIEVGRIYNGKVTRIVDFGAFVAIGGGKEGLVHISQIADKRVEKVTDYLQMGQEVPVKVLEVDRQGRVRLSIKEAGEQAQPEAEAAPAAPEAQ; encoded by the coding sequence TTGCTGAACCCGATCGTAAAAAAATTCCAGTATGGCCAGCACACCGTCACTCTTGAAACCGGAATGATGGCTCGCCAGGCAACGGCAGCCGTTATGGTCAGCATGGATGACACTGCTGTTTTCGTCACCGTGGTAGGTCAGAAAAAATCCAAACCAGGTCAGGACTTCTTCCCTCTGACCGTGAACTATCAGGAGCGTACCTACGCTGCTGGCCGTATTCCGGGCAGCTTCTTCCGCCGTGAAGGCCGCCCAAGCGAAGGCGAAACGCTGACTTCGCGCCTGATTGACCGCCCAATCCGTCCACTGTTCCCTGAAGGGTTTGTCAATGAAGTGCAGGTGATTGCCACCGTGGTCTCCGTTAACCCTCAGGTTAACCCGGACATCGTCGCGATGATCGGTGCTTCTGCTGCGCTGGCGCTTTCTGGCCTGCCGTTTAACGGTCCTATCGGTGCGGCACGCGTCGGTTACCTGAACGATCAGTACGTGCTTAACCCAACCAGCGATGAGCTGAAAGAGAGCAAGCTGGACCTGGTGGTTGCCGGTACCCAAGGCGCAGTACTGATGGTTGAATCTGAAGCCGAGCTGCTCAGCGAAGAGCAGATGCTGGGTGCAGTGGTATTCGGCCACGACCAGCAACAGATCGTCATCGACAACATCAATGCGCTGGTCGCTGAAGCGGGCAAACCGCGTTGGGACTGGCAGCCAGAAGCGGTTAACGAAGCATTGCGCTCACGTATCGCTGCGCAGGCCGAGTCGCGCCTGAGCGATGCTTACCGCATTACCGAAAAACAGGAGCGTTACGCTCAGGTTGACGTCATCAAATCTGAAACCACTGCTGCGCTGCTGGCGGAAGACGACACGCTGGACGCCGGTGAGATCAGCGATCTGCTGCACGCGCTGGAAAAAGACGTGGTACGCAGCCGCATTCTGCGTGGCGAACCGCGTATCGACGGCCGTGAAAAAGACATGATCCGTGGCCTTGACGTACGCACCGGCGTGCTGCCGCGTACGCATGGCTCCGCGCTGTTCACCCGTGGTGAAACTCAGGCGCTGGTTACCGCCACGCTGGGTACTGCCCGTGATGCGCAGAACCTCGACGAGCTGATGGGCGAGCGTACTGACAACTTCCTGTTCCACTACAACTTCCCTCCTTACTCCGTCGGTGAAACGGGTATGGTCGGTTCGCCCAAGCGTCGTGAAATTGGTCACGGTCGTCTGGCGAAGCGTGGTGTGCTGGCGGTGATGCCAAAAGGCGAGGCATTCCCGTATACCGTTCGCGTGGTGTCTGAAATCACTGAATCAAACGGCTCCTCTTCTATGGCGTCTGTTTGTGGTGCTTCTCTGGCGCTGATGGATGCTGGCGTGCCAATCAAGGCCGCTGTAGCCGGTATTGCGATGGGCCTGGTGAAAGACGACAACAACTTTGTGGTGCTGTCCGACATCTTGGGTGACGAAGATCATCTGGGCGACATGGACTTCAAAGTCGCCGGTAGCCGTGAAGGCATCACCGCGCTGCAGATGGACATCAAAATTGAAGGGATTACCCGCGAAATCATGCAGGTGGCTCTGAACCAGGCGAAGGGTGCGCGTTTGCACATTCTGAGCGTCATGGAGCAGGCTATCAGCGGTCCGCGTGGCGACATTTCTCAGTTTGCTCCACGTATTCACACCATCAAGATCAGCGTTGATAAAATCAAAGACGTGATCGGCAAAGGTGGCTCCGTTATCCGTGCGTTGACGGAAGAAACTGGCACCACCATCGAAATCGAAGACGATGGCACGGTGAAAATCGCCGCTACCGACGGTGACAAAGCGAAATTTGCGATTCGTCGTATCGAAGAGATCACCGCAGAGATCGAAGTGGGGCGTATTTACAACGGTAAAGTGACGCGCATCGTTGATTTCGGTGCCTTTGTGGCCATCGGCGGCGGTAAAGAAGGTTTGGTACATATTTCTCAGATCGCCGACAAGCGTGTAGAAAAAGTGACAGACTATTTGCAGATGGGCCAGGAGGTTCCGGTAAAAGTACTGGAAGTTGACCGTCAGGGCCGCGTACGCCTGAGCATCAAAGAAGCTGGCGAACAGGCTCAACCTGAAGCAGAAGCCGCTCCTGCAGCACCAGAAGCTCAATAA